Proteins from a genomic interval of Caulobacter sp. NIBR1757:
- a CDS encoding MucR family transcriptional regulator yields MEDKSAIIEMTTDIVSAYVGNNSVSANDIPALIQSVHKALSGVATGVETVEVAPKEPAVPVKRSITPDFLICLEDGRKFKSLKRHLRTKYDMSPEEYRAKWGLAKDYPMVAPNYAKARSDLAKQMGLGQGGRQAKKRR; encoded by the coding sequence ATGGAAGATAAATCCGCCATCATCGAGATGACGACCGACATCGTGTCCGCTTACGTCGGCAACAACTCCGTGTCGGCCAACGACATTCCGGCTCTGATCCAGTCGGTGCACAAGGCCCTCAGCGGCGTTGCCACCGGCGTCGAGACCGTCGAAGTCGCCCCCAAGGAGCCGGCGGTTCCGGTGAAGCGTTCGATCACCCCCGACTTCCTGATCTGCCTGGAAGACGGCCGCAAGTTCAAGTCGCTGAAGCGCCACCTGCGCACCAAGTACGACATGAGCCCGGAAGAATACCGGGCCAAGTGGGGCCTGGCCAAGGACTACCCCATGGTCGCGCCGAACTACGCCAAGGCCCGCTCGGACCTGGCCAAGCAGATGGGCCTCGGCCAGGGCGGCCGTCAGGCCAAGAAGCGCCGCTAG
- a CDS encoding DUF2336 domain-containing protein has product MSEPAPKRPVEDAPEPSGATPVVAPVARSRATLLKRLADVVCLPGSRVNAFERAMTSDLLIEMLREAAPEERAKVARRLANIADVPPSLARMLLRDTIQIAANLLEHSQHLGDADLIDCALHAEPEHRRLIALRRGVGEAVGDALVRRCEQPVLEALLRNDMARLSHGALETIVACTRDNPRLIALLLRRPELRPSHAYIMFWWADADCRRLILQRFAVSREVLQDAVGDLFSLAAEEGWQDPLTRKALQFIERRQRNRAAIEKSPFGSLDEAIAAAQSGMTRELAEEISYLSGLKPMTGAKIMTDPGGEPIAILCKATGLPKGAVKALWRGLRRPETDGAGNITPALERVLTCFDSLAVDRAQTVLRYWNWALSSALTPSLMKAIRDGDDDAVDEFSAPQRAAMLALGRDFAR; this is encoded by the coding sequence ATGAGCGAGCCCGCCCCCAAGCGCCCCGTGGAGGACGCCCCCGAACCGTCGGGGGCGACGCCCGTGGTCGCGCCCGTGGCCCGCTCCCGCGCCACCCTGCTCAAGCGTCTGGCCGATGTGGTTTGCCTGCCCGGCAGCCGGGTCAACGCCTTCGAGCGGGCGATGACCTCCGACCTGCTGATCGAGATGCTGCGCGAGGCCGCGCCCGAGGAACGGGCCAAGGTGGCCCGCCGCCTGGCCAACATCGCTGACGTGCCGCCGTCGCTGGCCCGCATGCTGCTGCGCGACACCATCCAGATCGCCGCCAACCTGCTGGAGCACAGCCAGCACCTGGGCGATGCCGACCTGATCGACTGCGCCCTCCACGCCGAACCCGAACACCGCCGCCTGATCGCCCTGCGCCGCGGGGTGGGCGAGGCGGTCGGCGACGCCCTGGTCCGCCGTTGCGAGCAGCCGGTGCTGGAAGCCCTGCTGCGCAACGACATGGCCCGGCTCAGCCACGGCGCGCTGGAGACCATCGTCGCCTGCACCCGCGACAATCCCCGGCTGATCGCCCTGTTGCTGCGGCGGCCGGAGCTGCGGCCCAGCCACGCCTACATCATGTTCTGGTGGGCCGACGCCGACTGCCGGCGGCTGATCCTGCAGCGGTTCGCGGTCTCGCGCGAAGTGTTGCAGGACGCGGTCGGCGACCTCTTCTCGCTGGCCGCCGAGGAAGGCTGGCAGGACCCTCTGACCCGCAAGGCCCTGCAGTTCATCGAGCGGCGCCAGCGCAATCGCGCCGCCATCGAGAAGAGTCCGTTCGGCAGCCTCGACGAAGCGATCGCCGCGGCGCAGAGCGGCATGACCCGCGAACTGGCCGAGGAGATCAGCTACCTCTCCGGCCTGAAGCCGATGACCGGCGCCAAGATCATGACCGACCCGGGCGGCGAGCCGATCGCCATCCTGTGCAAGGCGACCGGCCTGCCGAAGGGCGCCGTCAAAGCCCTTTGGCGCGGCCTGCGGCGGCCGGAAACCGACGGGGCCGGCAACATCACCCCGGCGCTCGAGCGCGTGCTGACCTGTTTCGACTCCCTGGCCGTCGATCGGGCCCAGACGGTGCTGCGTTACTGGAACTGGGCCCTCTCCTCGGCTCTGACGCCCAGCCTGATGAAGGCTATCCGCGACGGCGACGACGACGCCGTCGATGAATTCTCCGCCCCACAGCGGGCGGCCATGCTCGCCTTGGGGCGTGATTTCGCGCGTTGA
- a CDS encoding crotonase/enoyl-CoA hydratase family protein: protein MAYETIQYVVEDGIATLTLHRPERMNAFTAQMMLEMIDCFDQIDADDAVKAVIVTGSGRAFCAGADLGTGGSTFDYASRNEDVRESGKVDNIYRDGGGRLTLRIYDCKKPVIAAVNGAAVGIGVTMQLAMDIRLASTEAKFGFVFARRGITPEAASSWFLPRLVGMQQALEWCYTGRVFPAQEAKDGGLVRSLHAPEDLLPAARALAREIVDNTAPVSIALTRQLLWRNVGAAHPMDAHRADSRAIQFRGAQGDAKEGVTSFLEKRAPNYPNKVSSDLPDIWPDWEEPQFK, encoded by the coding sequence GTGGCCTACGAAACCATCCAGTACGTCGTCGAGGACGGCATCGCGACCCTGACCCTGCATCGGCCGGAGCGGATGAACGCCTTCACCGCCCAGATGATGCTGGAGATGATCGACTGCTTCGACCAGATCGACGCTGACGACGCGGTCAAGGCGGTGATCGTCACCGGCTCGGGCCGCGCCTTCTGCGCCGGGGCGGACCTGGGCACTGGCGGTTCGACCTTCGACTACGCCTCGCGCAACGAGGACGTCCGCGAGAGCGGCAAGGTCGACAACATCTATCGCGACGGCGGCGGCCGCCTGACCCTGCGCATCTACGACTGCAAGAAGCCGGTGATCGCCGCCGTCAACGGCGCCGCCGTCGGCATCGGCGTGACCATGCAGCTGGCCATGGACATCCGTCTGGCCTCGACCGAGGCCAAGTTCGGTTTCGTCTTCGCCCGCCGGGGCATCACCCCGGAAGCGGCCTCATCCTGGTTCCTGCCGCGCCTCGTTGGCATGCAGCAGGCCCTGGAGTGGTGCTACACCGGCCGCGTCTTCCCGGCCCAGGAGGCCAAGGACGGCGGCCTGGTGCGCTCGCTGCACGCGCCGGAAGACCTGCTGCCGGCCGCCCGCGCCCTGGCCCGCGAGATCGTCGACAACACCGCCCCGGTGTCCATCGCCCTGACCCGTCAGCTCCTGTGGCGCAATGTCGGGGCGGCGCATCCGATGGACGCCCACCGCGCCGACAGCCGGGCCATCCAGTTCCGCGGGGCCCAGGGCGACGCCAAGGAAGGGGTCACCTCCTTCCTCGAGAAGCGGGCCCCGAACTACCCGAACAAGGTGTCGAGCGATCTGCCCGACATCTGGCCCGATTGGGAAGAGCCCCAGTTCAAGTAG
- a CDS encoding cytochrome P450, whose protein sequence is MELLSQTVQEARPGPDTPLAWPVLDGIDLTNPMNFAHGQPWADFARMRAEAPVMWHAEPREGPGFWAVTRHADIMTVNGDPETFSSQRGGILMAVGKPEQRHALLFRASMDAMINMDQPWHLQLRREHMPYFTPGYLRELQVKVKAEITRLLDAMAGRGELDFVENFSSQLPLFTLCEILGVPPEDRPKFLKWMHYLELAQNMATEQANLAAGPTLELMQFIQDFNTNVEEMFDYGRHMLHKRRQDPQPDLMSAIARAQLEGDFLSDEYLDGSWLLIVFAGNDTTRNTLSGSVKLVTEHPDQRAMLLADDGLLPNAVNEFIRMVSPVIYMRRTATRDAEVAGQRILEGQKVIMYYGSGNRDAAVFDNPDVLDVTRANADKHIAFGYGPHVCIGKRVAQLQLEETWRQLLARYPDIRWTGDIDIAPNNFVHAIRRLGVAFSS, encoded by the coding sequence ATGGAGCTGCTCAGCCAGACCGTCCAGGAGGCCCGTCCAGGTCCCGATACGCCGCTCGCCTGGCCGGTGCTGGACGGTATCGACCTGACCAACCCGATGAACTTCGCCCATGGCCAGCCCTGGGCCGACTTCGCCCGCATGCGGGCAGAGGCGCCGGTCATGTGGCATGCCGAACCGCGCGAGGGCCCCGGCTTCTGGGCCGTCACCCGCCATGCCGACATCATGACCGTCAACGGCGATCCGGAAACCTTCTCCAGCCAGCGCGGCGGCATCCTGATGGCGGTCGGCAAGCCCGAGCAGCGCCACGCCCTGCTGTTCCGCGCCTCGATGGACGCCATGATCAACATGGACCAGCCCTGGCACCTGCAGCTGCGCCGCGAGCATATGCCCTACTTCACCCCCGGCTACCTGCGCGAGCTGCAGGTCAAGGTGAAGGCCGAGATCACCCGCCTGCTGGACGCGATGGCCGGCCGGGGTGAGCTGGATTTTGTCGAGAACTTCTCCTCGCAGCTGCCGCTGTTCACCCTCTGCGAGATCCTTGGCGTGCCGCCGGAGGACCGGCCGAAGTTCCTCAAGTGGATGCACTATCTCGAGCTGGCCCAGAACATGGCCACCGAGCAGGCCAACCTGGCCGCCGGCCCGACTCTGGAGCTGATGCAGTTCATCCAGGACTTCAACACCAACGTCGAGGAGATGTTCGACTACGGCCGGCACATGCTGCACAAGCGCCGCCAGGACCCCCAGCCCGACCTGATGAGCGCCATCGCCCGCGCCCAGCTGGAGGGTGATTTCCTCTCCGACGAATACCTCGACGGCAGCTGGCTGCTGATCGTCTTCGCCGGCAACGACACCACCCGCAACACCCTGTCCGGCTCGGTGAAGCTGGTCACCGAACACCCGGACCAGCGCGCGATGTTGCTGGCCGACGACGGCCTGCTGCCCAATGCCGTCAACGAGTTCATCCGCATGGTCAGCCCGGTGATCTACATGCGCCGCACCGCCACCCGGGACGCCGAGGTCGCCGGCCAGCGCATCCTCGAGGGCCAGAAGGTCATCATGTACTACGGCTCGGGCAACCGCGACGCGGCCGTGTTCGACAACCCCGATGTCCTCGACGTGACCCGCGCCAATGCCGACAAGCACATCGCCTTCGGCTACGGCCCGCACGTCTGCATCGGCAAGCGCGTCGCCCAGCTGCAGCTGGAGGAAACTTGGCGCCAGCTGCTGGCCCGCTACCCCGACATCCGCTGGACCGGCGACATCGACATCGCCCCGAACAACTTCGTCCACGCCATCCGGCGGCTGGGCGTGGCCTTCAGCAGCTAA
- a CDS encoding aminotransferase class IV encodes MAGSQDFALDPRNADARVWLNGQLVRKEDAKVSIFDAGFVVGDGVWEGLRLHRGRLVFLDTHLDRLFAGAAAIGLEIGMSRDQVVAALDDLLTANGMEDGVHLRLMVTRGPKSAANQDPRNALGTPTVVILAEWKTPSPSIVTRGLKLATVSIRCSPAEMFDMRLNSHSRLNLIIALNEAIALGADEGIMLDPHGFVSSCNATNFFWVRDGQVRTSRGDYCFNGVTRGNVIRLCEQNGIPLVLGDFPPEDCRAADEAFVTGTFGGLTPVREIDGVTLPLALPGPMTTKLRALYEALKDAEAVR; translated from the coding sequence ATGGCCGGCAGCCAGGACTTCGCCCTCGACCCGCGCAACGCCGACGCCCGTGTCTGGCTGAATGGCCAGCTTGTCCGCAAGGAGGACGCCAAGGTCTCGATCTTCGACGCCGGCTTCGTGGTCGGCGACGGGGTGTGGGAGGGGCTGCGGCTGCACAGGGGCCGGCTGGTGTTCCTGGACACCCACCTCGACCGCCTGTTCGCCGGGGCGGCCGCCATCGGCCTCGAAATCGGCATGAGCCGGGACCAGGTGGTTGCGGCGCTGGATGACCTCCTCACCGCCAACGGCATGGAGGACGGCGTTCACCTGCGGCTGATGGTGACGCGGGGGCCGAAGTCGGCGGCCAACCAGGACCCGCGCAATGCCCTGGGCACGCCAACGGTGGTGATCCTGGCCGAGTGGAAGACGCCGAGCCCGTCCATCGTCACCCGCGGCCTGAAGCTGGCCACGGTGTCGATCCGCTGCAGCCCGGCCGAGATGTTCGACATGCGGCTGAACTCCCACAGCCGGCTCAACCTGATCATCGCCCTCAACGAGGCCATCGCGCTGGGCGCCGACGAGGGGATCATGCTCGATCCGCACGGCTTCGTGTCCAGCTGCAACGCCACCAACTTCTTCTGGGTCAGGGACGGCCAGGTGCGCACCTCGCGCGGCGACTACTGCTTCAACGGCGTGACCCGCGGCAACGTCATCCGCCTGTGCGAGCAGAACGGCATTCCGCTGGTGCTCGGCGACTTCCCGCCCGAGGACTGCCGCGCCGCCGACGAGGCCTTCGTCACCGGCACCTTCGGCGGCCTGACCCCGGTGCGGGAGATCGACGGTGTGACCTTGCCCTTGGCCTTGCCGGGCCCGATGACGACGAAACTGAGGGCCCTGTACGAAGCGCTCAAGGACGCGGAGGCGGTTCGATGA